A single Parabacteroides timonensis DNA region contains:
- a CDS encoding TonB-dependent receptor: MRNASVEQVLQEIEESSDFYFMYNSQLINVDRKVNIKVKEKSIETILNEICKAANIEYSVNDKQIILRPKNMVAEATQQKSKTIKGVVNDQLGPITGANVSVNGTTIGTITDMDGRFSLEVPENATLQISFIGYLPQTIKVEGQTDFTINLREDTQKLDEVVVIGYGTQKKMNLTGSVATISADNIATIPVSNISNAMAGRMPGIFSYNKSGMPGVSSPITIRGVNTPNNTNPTYVIDGVVREKADFDALDPNTIENISVLKDAASAAVYGSRASNGVIVVSTKRGKNQKPQFSYSGLFGTDRPTRTPEVMNAYDRTVYLNNQFMYNGIPETDSRYYTADEQEYFKTHSTDWFDLAWKNPFTTQHNLSVNGGSDRINYYMSAGYYQQSGTFDNLDFKRYSFRSNVDAKIADNFTIGLDVDGNMSDQRTPYWPHDSDKELMNDMYRALLNFPSTEPAYINGQPNATIYNWNILEAIKNGHVSKKHSTLNTKLSAKWDIPWVEGLTANAMFNYRRYYENEKQAGKKYTLYIHETTGEHNHIIRDDAPVVGTRTRTENGNFVRKDFNETSAYTLNLQLNYNRTFGKHDIGAMFLYEQYEEWGDKFWAQRKELLSPSLEQLFAGSADSQWKDADGNESEIGRIGYVGRINYGFDNRYLLEANFRYDSSVKWIPGKRWGFFPSVSAGWRITEESFFKANEKLNFINNLKLRASYGTLGNDGGDDVAYYQYLSKFTTQTDKIPTNVVFGTGATGILPGVYPSLGITWETTTTADVGFDLGLWNGLLSFEFDYFHKKTSDILMDRVRTIPGTFGATLPKENYAEMVNQGCEFLVRHDNKIGNFTYYVSGNFSFARNHYTKIDESANAYEWELKTGRPIKYITGYLADGIARTDADLVGLPQYNGGFDWSKGDIILKDINGAGGVGGPDGIVDGNDKTVLSLYSKDPEIIYGMSLGGEWKGIDFTAFFQGVGHRAIMFPNRGDTWTEQTVLNIWTDAYSPDNINGKYPRVGGTGSIGANSQESSFWLMNGNYFRCKNIEIGYTLPKQWMGAIGVDRCRVYVSGTNLFVFDHIGIYDPENSGDRGAYQYPLTKSFNFGINVSF, encoded by the coding sequence CAAAGGGGTTGTCAACGATCAGTTAGGACCTATCACCGGTGCCAACGTTTCTGTCAACGGTACTACTATTGGCACAATCACCGATATGGACGGTCGTTTTAGTCTGGAGGTTCCGGAAAATGCGACCTTGCAAATCTCATTTATCGGCTATCTGCCTCAAACCATAAAAGTAGAAGGACAAACCGATTTCACAATCAACCTACGGGAAGATACGCAGAAGCTGGACGAAGTCGTCGTTATCGGTTACGGTACGCAGAAGAAAATGAACCTGACCGGATCTGTTGCCACTATCTCCGCTGATAATATTGCCACTATCCCGGTGTCTAATATCTCAAATGCAATGGCAGGACGTATGCCGGGTATCTTCTCCTACAACAAATCCGGTATGCCGGGTGTATCCTCCCCCATCACCATTCGTGGTGTCAATACTCCGAATAATACGAATCCGACTTATGTGATCGACGGTGTCGTTCGTGAAAAAGCCGACTTCGATGCTTTAGATCCGAATACGATCGAAAACATCTCCGTATTGAAAGATGCTGCATCGGCCGCCGTTTACGGTTCGCGTGCATCCAACGGTGTAATCGTTGTTTCGACCAAACGCGGTAAGAACCAGAAACCACAATTCAGTTACTCAGGATTGTTCGGTACAGATCGCCCTACCCGTACACCGGAAGTGATGAATGCCTATGACAGAACAGTGTACTTAAATAATCAATTTATGTACAATGGTATTCCTGAAACAGACTCTCGTTACTATACAGCCGACGAACAGGAATATTTCAAGACACATAGTACAGACTGGTTCGACCTTGCCTGGAAAAATCCGTTCACCACACAACATAACCTCAGCGTAAATGGTGGTAGCGACCGTATTAATTACTATATGTCTGCAGGTTACTACCAACAAAGCGGTACATTCGACAATCTGGATTTCAAACGTTATAGCTTCCGTTCCAACGTGGATGCCAAAATTGCCGACAACTTTACAATCGGACTGGATGTGGACGGTAATATGAGCGACCAGCGCACACCGTATTGGCCTCATGACTCAGATAAGGAATTGATGAACGACATGTATCGTGCCTTATTGAATTTCCCGTCGACAGAACCGGCTTATATCAATGGCCAGCCAAACGCGACTATTTATAACTGGAACATCCTGGAAGCAATCAAGAATGGTCATGTATCAAAGAAACATAGTACATTGAATACAAAACTGAGTGCTAAATGGGATATTCCCTGGGTAGAAGGTCTGACGGCCAATGCAATGTTCAACTACCGCCGGTATTATGAAAATGAAAAACAGGCAGGAAAGAAATATACATTATATATTCATGAAACAACAGGCGAACATAATCATATCATCCGCGATGACGCTCCGGTGGTCGGTACCCGTACAAGAACAGAAAATGGTAACTTCGTCCGGAAAGATTTCAACGAAACCAGTGCTTATACACTGAACTTGCAATTGAACTATAACCGTACATTCGGCAAACATGATATCGGTGCCATGTTCCTGTATGAACAATATGAAGAATGGGGTGATAAATTCTGGGCACAACGCAAAGAGTTACTTTCCCCTTCCCTGGAACAATTGTTTGCCGGTAGCGCAGATAGCCAATGGAAAGACGCCGATGGTAATGAATCGGAAATCGGACGTATCGGTTATGTAGGCCGTATCAATTATGGATTCGACAACCGCTATTTACTGGAAGCAAACTTCCGTTATGATTCATCAGTAAAATGGATTCCGGGCAAACGTTGGGGATTCTTCCCGTCAGTATCTGCCGGTTGGCGTATTACGGAAGAGAGCTTCTTCAAAGCCAATGAGAAACTGAACTTTATCAATAACCTGAAACTCCGTGCATCTTATGGTACATTAGGTAACGATGGTGGCGACGATGTTGCTTACTATCAATATCTCAGTAAATTCACAACACAAACAGACAAAATCCCGACCAATGTCGTATTCGGTACCGGTGCAACAGGTATCCTTCCGGGTGTTTACCCCAGCTTGGGTATTACTTGGGAAACAACAACTACTGCCGACGTCGGTTTCGACTTAGGTCTGTGGAATGGTTTATTAAGTTTTGAATTTGACTATTTCCATAAAAAGACTTCAGATATCCTGATGGATCGTGTCCGTACCATCCCGGGAACATTCGGAGCTACGCTTCCCAAAGAAAACTATGCGGAAATGGTAAACCAGGGTTGTGAGTTCTTAGTGCGCCATGATAACAAAATAGGAAACTTCACTTATTATGTGTCAGGAAACTTCTCTTTCGCACGCAACCATTATACAAAGATCGATGAGTCGGCAAATGCTTACGAATGGGAATTAAAAACCGGCCGGCCTATCAAATATATCACTGGTTATCTTGCAGACGGTATTGCCCGCACAGATGCGGACCTGGTTGGCCTGCCGCAATATAACGGTGGATTCGACTGGTCGAAAGGCGATATTATCCTGAAAGACATCAACGGAGCAGGTGGCGTCGGTGGTCCTGACGGTATTGTTGACGGAAACGATAAAACCGTTCTTTCCCTGTATAGCAAGGATCCTGAAATCATTTACGGTATGAGTCTGGGAGGCGAATGGAAAGGCATTGACTTCACCGCCTTTTTCCAGGGAGTTGGCCATCGTGCAATCATGTTCCCGAACCGTGGCGACACATGGACAGAACAGACGGTATTGAATATATGGACAGATGCTTATTCTCCCGATAACATCAATGGTAAATATCCCCGTGTCGGTGGTACAGGTTCAATAGGAGCCAATAGCCAGGAATCATCATTCTGGTTGATGAACGGAAACTATTTCCGTTGCAAGAACATCGAGATCGGTTATACGTTGCCTAAACAATGGATGGGTGCAATCGGTGTAGATCGTTGCCGCGTCTATGTATCAGGTACCAACTTGTTTGTATTTGATCACATCGGTATCTATGATCCTGAAAACAGTGGTGACCGTGGTGCTTACCAATACCCGCTCACTAAGAGCTTCAACTTTGGAATTAATGTAAGTTTCTAA
- a CDS encoding LL-diaminopimelate aminotransferase translates to MALINEHFLKLQNSYLFSDIAKKVNSFKITHPKEKIIRMGIGDVTQPLAPAVIEAMHKAVDDLATQENFHGYGPEQGYPFLIDAIIKNDYASRGIFMEPGEVFVSDGAKSDCGNIGDILRHDNSIGVLDPVYPVYIDSNVMSGRTGVLENGKWSDVVYIPCTEENDFIPELPSRRVDILYLCYPNNPTGTSLTKDELKKWVNYALANDVLIMYDSAYEAYIQNPNIPHSIYEIKGAKKVAIEFRSFSKTAGFTGVRCGYTVVPKELNGFTLGGEKIQLNKLWNRRQTTKFNGTSYITQRGAEAVYSPEGKEQVKATINYYMTNARIMKEGLQGCGLKVWGGENAPYLWVKAPKGLSSWKFFDKLLYEVNIVGTPGVGFGPSGEGYLRLTAFGDRDDTLEAMARLKKWL, encoded by the coding sequence ATGGCACTGATTAACGAACATTTCCTGAAACTACAGAACAGTTACCTGTTTTCCGACATTGCGAAAAAAGTAAACAGTTTCAAGATAACGCACCCTAAAGAAAAAATAATCCGCATGGGAATCGGTGATGTAACACAACCACTGGCACCAGCCGTTATCGAAGCGATGCACAAAGCCGTCGACGACCTGGCAACCCAGGAGAATTTCCACGGCTACGGTCCCGAACAGGGTTATCCTTTCCTGATCGACGCCATCATCAAGAATGATTATGCCAGTCGCGGGATATTTATGGAGCCGGGCGAAGTTTTCGTCAGTGACGGTGCCAAAAGCGATTGCGGAAATATAGGCGATATTCTCCGCCACGATAACAGTATCGGGGTGCTCGATCCGGTCTACCCTGTCTATATAGATTCCAACGTCATGAGCGGACGTACCGGAGTGTTGGAAAACGGAAAATGGAGCGATGTCGTTTATATACCCTGCACGGAAGAAAACGATTTCATTCCCGAACTTCCGAGCCGCCGGGTGGATATCCTCTACCTCTGTTACCCCAATAACCCGACAGGCACAAGCCTGACAAAAGACGAGTTGAAGAAATGGGTAAACTACGCGCTGGCAAATGATGTACTGATCATGTACGATTCAGCCTACGAAGCTTACATACAGAACCCGAATATCCCCCACTCGATCTATGAAATCAAAGGGGCGAAAAAGGTAGCCATCGAATTTCGTAGCTTCTCGAAAACCGCCGGTTTCACCGGAGTACGTTGCGGATATACGGTTGTACCGAAAGAACTGAACGGCTTTACGCTGGGCGGTGAAAAGATACAATTGAACAAGCTATGGAACCGCCGTCAAACGACCAAATTCAACGGGACCAGCTACATCACCCAGCGGGGTGCCGAAGCGGTCTACTCCCCGGAAGGAAAAGAACAAGTGAAGGCTACGATCAACTATTATATGACTAACGCACGTATTATGAAAGAAGGCCTCCAGGGTTGCGGTCTTAAGGTATGGGGTGGTGAAAATGCTCCTTATCTCTGGGTAAAAGCTCCGAAAGGTCTCTCCTCCTGGAAATTCTTTGATAAGTTGCTTTACGAAGTCAATATAGTTGGGACACCGGGCGTAGGATTCGGCCCGAGTGGCGAAGGTTATCTGAGACTCACCGCCTTTGGTGACCGGGACGACACTTTGGAGGCAATGGCCAGGCTGAAGAAGTGGCTCTGA
- the dapF gene encoding diaminopimelate epimerase, translating into MTNPIRFTKMHGAGNDYIYVNSMAYPLENPEELAIKLSALHTGIGSDGLVLIGSSEKADFSMRIFNADGSEAMMCGNASRCIGKYVYEAGLTNKEIVTLETLSGIKILQLTVSNGTVTEVTVDMGTPEIIEPSIELEADGQTYTGTILSIGNPHLVIFVTNINDIDLPAIGPKLECHPLFPDRTNVEFVQVLKDDEVRMRVWERGSGITQACGTGACATAVAGVVCGKTQRKTKVIMDGGPLTIHWDKDNGKVYMTGGAVTVFEGTIEV; encoded by the coding sequence ATGACAAATCCAATTAGATTCACAAAGATGCACGGGGCCGGTAACGACTACATATACGTAAACTCGATGGCTTATCCGCTGGAAAATCCAGAAGAGCTAGCCATTAAGTTAAGTGCACTGCATACAGGTATCGGATCAGATGGATTGGTTTTAATCGGTTCATCGGAAAAAGCCGATTTCAGCATGCGGATATTCAATGCCGACGGTTCCGAAGCCATGATGTGCGGAAATGCTTCCCGTTGTATTGGTAAATATGTTTACGAAGCAGGACTGACCAACAAAGAGATAGTCACACTGGAAACATTATCAGGTATCAAGATTCTGCAACTAACGGTTTCCAACGGGACCGTAACCGAAGTAACGGTCGATATGGGAACCCCGGAAATAATTGAACCATCCATTGAACTGGAAGCCGACGGACAAACCTATACCGGCACTATCCTGTCGATAGGAAACCCTCACCTGGTTATTTTTGTTACTAATATAAACGATATCGACTTGCCGGCTATCGGACCTAAGCTGGAATGTCATCCCCTCTTCCCTGACCGGACAAATGTTGAGTTTGTACAGGTTTTAAAAGATGATGAAGTCCGGATGAGGGTATGGGAACGGGGATCAGGGATTACCCAGGCTTGCGGAACAGGTGCTTGTGCAACCGCCGTCGCAGGGGTCGTGTGCGGTAAGACCCAACGTAAAACAAAAGTGATTATGGACGGTGGACCGCTCACCATCCACTGGGATAAAGACAATGGAAAAGTCTATATGACCGGAGGAGCAGTCACCGTATTTGAAGGGACAATAGAAGTATAA
- a CDS encoding RagB/SusD family nutrient uptake outer membrane protein, producing the protein MKKIFITCATILALLSSCSSILDKEDLSSISEEQVWEDETLTTAFLNALYISIPSWDPALADASDEATGGGGWTNGTTTPDDMSKAGDDKPSWDSAPTWYWPYKDIRNCNTFIQNAQNTDLCTIDRELADRLTAEARFVRAYIYFEMVKRYGGVPLITVPQALTDDLYVKRASTKDCFDFIISELKACAESLPDSYSGDNLGRATKGAAKGLLGRVLLFRASPQFNPNKNSEHWQTAYDYNKETLNYLIGQGHALYSDYGKLFLEEMNQEVIFSIRYENPTRTHTRDAKVRPITFSMNNSGGDHPTQEVIDRFPTVDGKTYTYADWEKEGSNDIFTLWKNRDKRFYATVVYQGVTYFNTVMELNENAQNDYAYGKNVGSKTGYYSKKGIDESISISDCQKSGTDYIDIRLAEVMLNYAEAAVEVGKLSEAFDVLKQIRERAGINETSSDPELKGMLYGLNPNMNQDEMREAVREERFIELLFEQKRMWDLRRWMIYDKLMVGQDKRHALVMNKQADGSYTTYLFDRDNTPMIANTNMYFLPMKRSEMSNNPNLEQTKGWENGTFDPQAGL; encoded by the coding sequence ATGAAAAAGATATTTATTACATGCGCAACTATTCTGGCATTACTTTCTTCCTGTTCCAGCATATTGGATAAGGAAGATCTGAGCTCCATCTCAGAAGAACAGGTTTGGGAAGACGAAACCCTGACTACCGCTTTTTTGAACGCATTATATATTTCCATCCCCAGCTGGGATCCGGCCCTTGCTGATGCCAGCGATGAAGCAACAGGAGGCGGAGGCTGGACAAACGGAACAACTACTCCCGATGATATGAGCAAAGCCGGGGATGATAAACCCAGCTGGGATTCTGCACCAACTTGGTACTGGCCCTACAAAGATATCCGTAATTGCAACACTTTTATACAGAATGCACAAAATACGGACCTTTGTACAATCGACCGGGAGTTGGCGGATCGTCTGACCGCTGAGGCTCGCTTCGTCCGTGCGTATATTTATTTTGAGATGGTGAAACGTTACGGAGGTGTTCCTCTGATCACCGTTCCGCAAGCATTGACAGACGACCTGTACGTAAAACGTGCTTCCACCAAAGATTGTTTTGATTTCATTATCAGCGAACTGAAAGCCTGCGCTGAAAGTCTGCCTGATTCCTACTCTGGTGATAATTTGGGACGTGCAACAAAAGGAGCGGCAAAAGGGCTTCTCGGTCGTGTTCTCTTATTCCGTGCCAGCCCGCAATTCAACCCGAATAAGAATAGCGAACATTGGCAGACGGCTTATGATTACAACAAAGAAACGCTTAATTATCTGATTGGTCAGGGACACGCACTTTATAGTGATTATGGAAAACTATTCCTGGAAGAAATGAACCAGGAAGTGATCTTCTCTATCCGCTACGAAAACCCGACACGCACGCATACCAGAGATGCAAAGGTTCGTCCGATCACATTCTCTATGAACAATTCCGGAGGTGATCATCCTACTCAGGAAGTGATCGACCGTTTCCCTACCGTAGATGGAAAAACGTATACCTATGCCGACTGGGAAAAAGAAGGAAGCAATGACATCTTTACCTTATGGAAGAATCGCGACAAACGTTTCTATGCAACAGTAGTATATCAGGGTGTTACTTATTTCAATACCGTTATGGAACTGAATGAGAATGCACAAAACGATTATGCTTACGGTAAAAACGTTGGTTCCAAAACGGGTTATTACTCAAAGAAAGGTATCGATGAAAGCATTTCCATTTCCGATTGTCAGAAATCCGGTACCGACTACATCGATATCCGCCTGGCTGAAGTCATGCTGAACTATGCAGAGGCCGCCGTTGAAGTTGGTAAGCTAAGTGAAGCATTCGATGTTCTGAAACAAATCCGCGAACGTGCAGGTATCAATGAGACAAGTTCCGATCCTGAACTGAAAGGCATGCTTTACGGATTAAACCCGAATATGAATCAGGATGAAATGCGTGAAGCAGTACGTGAAGAACGTTTCATCGAGTTGTTGTTCGAACAGAAGCGTATGTGGGATCTGCGTCGCTGGATGATCTACGACAAGCTTATGGTAGGCCAAGATAAACGTCATGCACTGGTGATGAATAAACAAGCCGACGGTAGTTATACGACTTATTTGTTCGATCGCGATAATACCCCGATGATTGCCAACACAAATATGTATTTCCTACCGATGAAACGTAGCGAAATGAGCAATAACCCCAACCTGGAACAAACAAAAGGATGGGAAAACGGTACATTCGACCCACAAGCCGGCTTATAA
- a CDS encoding glutamine synthetase III family protein encodes MSKLRFRVVESAFKKRATEVATPAERPSEYFGKNVFNREKMFKYLPEKAYARLVDSIDNGTPLDRETADAVAAGMKKWAIEMGATHYTHWFHPLTEGTAEKHDAFVEHDGKGGMVEEFSGKLLIQQEPDASSFPNGGIRNTFEARGYSAWDPSSPAFIVGDTLCIPTIFIAYTGESLDYKAPLLKALEAVNKAAVDVCHYFNPDVKKVYAYLGWEQEYFLVDEGLYAARPDLLLSGRTLMGHESSKNQQLEDHYFGAIPTRVMEFMKELEIESLKLGIPLNPRHNEVAPNQFELAPIFEECNLANDHNLLVMALMRKISRKHGFRVLLHEKPFKGVNGSGKHNNWSLGTDTGIGLMGPGKTPEDNLRFITFVVNVLMAVYRHNGLLKASISSATNAHRLGANEAPPAIISSFLGTQLSQVLDHLEKSEPEDLMLAGKQGMKLDIARIPELLIDNTDRNRTSPFAFTGNRFEFRAVGSEANCASAMLALNAAVAEQLKLFKTEVDGKIATGKDKYAAILEVLRKDIKECKAIHFDGNGYSDEWKEEAKRRGLDCETSVPVIFDNYLKESSIKMFESTGVMTRKELEARNEVKWETYTKKIQIEARVLGDLTMNHIIPIATRYQTSLVDNVYKMKDLFPADKASVLSARNLEIIEDIACRTNFIKEKVDEMVEARKVANKIESEREKAIAYHDTIVPMLEEIRYHIDKLELVVDDQMWTLPKYRELLFIR; translated from the coding sequence ATGTCAAAGTTAAGATTCAGAGTTGTAGAATCGGCCTTCAAGAAAAGAGCCACCGAAGTAGCCACCCCGGCAGAACGTCCGTCGGAATATTTCGGAAAGAACGTATTCAACCGTGAGAAGATGTTCAAATATCTTCCGGAAAAGGCTTATGCCAGACTAGTCGATTCTATCGATAACGGAACTCCTCTTGACCGGGAAACGGCCGATGCCGTAGCCGCCGGTATGAAAAAATGGGCGATCGAAATGGGAGCAACCCATTATACCCACTGGTTTCATCCTCTGACCGAAGGAACCGCCGAAAAACATGACGCTTTCGTAGAGCACGACGGTAAAGGCGGAATGGTTGAAGAATTTTCAGGAAAACTCCTGATCCAGCAGGAACCGGATGCTTCCAGTTTTCCGAACGGCGGTATCCGAAATACGTTTGAGGCACGCGGCTATTCGGCTTGGGATCCTTCATCCCCTGCTTTTATCGTTGGCGATACCTTGTGTATACCGACCATCTTCATCGCTTATACCGGCGAATCGCTGGACTATAAGGCTCCCTTGCTGAAAGCATTGGAAGCCGTCAATAAAGCTGCCGTCGACGTATGCCACTATTTCAATCCGGATGTAAAGAAAGTATACGCTTATCTGGGATGGGAACAGGAATACTTCCTGGTAGACGAAGGTCTGTACGCCGCCCGTCCCGACCTGTTGCTTAGCGGTCGTACGCTGATGGGCCATGAAAGCAGCAAGAACCAGCAATTGGAAGATCATTATTTCGGTGCCATTCCTACCCGTGTCATGGAGTTTATGAAAGAGTTGGAGATTGAATCCCTCAAATTGGGTATCCCATTGAACCCCCGCCACAACGAAGTAGCTCCCAACCAATTCGAGCTGGCTCCTATCTTTGAAGAATGCAACCTGGCAAACGACCACAACCTGCTCGTCATGGCCTTGATGCGTAAGATCAGCCGCAAGCATGGTTTCCGTGTCCTGTTGCATGAAAAGCCATTCAAAGGAGTGAACGGATCGGGTAAGCACAACAACTGGTCGCTGGGGACCGACACAGGCATCGGCCTGATGGGCCCGGGGAAAACTCCGGAGGACAACCTGCGCTTCATCACTTTCGTTGTAAATGTTTTGATGGCCGTTTACCGTCATAACGGATTACTGAAAGCAAGTATCTCCAGCGCAACCAACGCCCATCGCCTGGGAGCCAACGAAGCACCTCCCGCAATTATCTCCAGCTTCCTCGGGACCCAGTTATCACAGGTTTTAGACCATCTGGAAAAGAGTGAACCGGAGGATCTCATGCTAGCCGGCAAACAGGGAATGAAACTGGATATCGCCCGTATCCCCGAATTACTGATCGATAACACCGACCGTAACCGTACCTCTCCTTTCGCTTTCACCGGAAACCGTTTCGAATTTCGCGCCGTAGGTTCCGAAGCCAATTGTGCCTCGGCGATGCTGGCTTTGAATGCCGCCGTTGCCGAACAATTGAAGCTGTTCAAAACAGAGGTAGACGGAAAGATCGCAACCGGCAAAGACAAGTATGCCGCCATTCTGGAAGTACTCCGCAAAGACATCAAAGAATGCAAAGCCATCCATTTCGACGGCAACGGTTATAGCGATGAATGGAAAGAAGAGGCCAAACGCCGCGGCCTGGATTGTGAAACCAGTGTACCGGTCATTTTCGACAATTACCTGAAAGAAAGTAGCATCAAGATGTTCGAGTCGACAGGTGTCATGACCCGCAAAGAGCTGGAAGCCCGTAACGAAGTGAAATGGGAAACATACACAAAGAAGATACAGATCGAAGCCCGCGTATTAGGCGACCTGACGATGAACCATATCATCCCTATCGCCACCCGCTATCAGACTTCACTGGTCGACAACGTTTATAAAATGAAAGATCTTTTCCCGGCAGACAAGGCATCCGTCCTTTCCGCCCGCAACCTGGAGATCATCGAAGACATCGCTTGCCGCACCAACTTCATCAAGGAAAAGGTTGACGAAATGGTCGAAGCCCGTAAGGTTGCCAACAAGATCGAGAGCGAACGCGAAAAAGCCATTGCCTACCACGACACCATCGTCCCGATGCTGGAAGAGATCCGCTACCACATCGACAAACTAGAACTGGTTGTAGACGACCAGATGTGGACATTACCGAAATATCGCGAATTATTATTTATCAGATAG
- a CDS encoding NAD(+) synthase codes for MNYGFIKVAAAVPHVQVADCFYNIGQIENLMRQASEKGVQLIAFPELSVTAYTCLDLFAQQTLLKNAEQALLKLVGDTADLNLLTIVGAPLVTDNRLINAAIAFQSGKIIGVVPKTYLPNYKEFQEQRWFTFATELWDKTISIGNSTYPMNSHLLFTSGQVKVGIEICEDLWVPVPPSSLLAMEGANILVNISASNELIGKHHYLRSLIRQQSARCMAGYVYTSAGFGESSTDLVFAGNGIIAENGNLLEESPRFTMQEQLIISEIDIENLQNDRRVNTSFMHGASTLLPEETIVVPFALSETSGDPVLTRPIDPHPFTPSGDALKERCEEIFQIQVAGLAKRMVHTHSKTAVVGISGGLDSTLALLVTVMAFDALGIPRDQILGITMPGFGTTDRTYTNACDLIRHLGVTLKEISIKDACLQHFKDIDHDPSVHDVTYENSQARERTQILMDVANQVGGMVIGTGDLSELALGWATYNGDHMSMYGVNGSIPKTLVKYLVEWVAHNRVDEASRVTLLDIVDTPISPELIPADENGNIKQKTEDLVGPYELHDFFLYHFLRFGTSPAKIYFLAGQAFKDNYDKETIKKWLYTFFRRFFQQQFKRSCLPDGPKVGSVSLSPRGDWRMPSDAMATLWLKEIEGLK; via the coding sequence ATGAACTACGGATTTATAAAAGTAGCAGCAGCCGTCCCCCACGTACAGGTGGCAGACTGTTTTTATAATATAGGGCAGATAGAAAACCTGATGCGCCAGGCATCGGAAAAGGGAGTCCAACTGATCGCTTTCCCCGAATTGTCGGTGACGGCCTATACCTGCTTGGACTTGTTTGCACAGCAAACTTTACTGAAAAATGCAGAACAGGCCCTATTAAAACTCGTGGGTGACACCGCCGACCTGAACCTGCTCACCATCGTAGGTGCCCCGCTCGTAACGGACAACCGATTGATCAATGCCGCTATCGCTTTCCAGAGCGGAAAGATAATAGGCGTAGTTCCCAAAACATATCTGCCGAACTACAAAGAATTTCAGGAACAGCGCTGGTTTACTTTCGCTACCGAGCTATGGGATAAAACCATCTCGATCGGAAACAGCACATACCCGATGAATAGTCACCTATTATTCACCTCCGGACAGGTAAAAGTCGGTATCGAGATATGTGAAGACCTGTGGGTTCCCGTCCCCCCCAGTTCCCTACTGGCGATGGAAGGAGCCAATATCCTGGTAAATATATCCGCCAGTAACGAACTGATCGGTAAACACCATTACCTCCGTTCGCTGATCCGCCAGCAATCTGCCCGTTGTATGGCAGGATATGTCTATACCTCCGCCGGTTTCGGAGAATCCAGTACAGACCTTGTTTTTGCAGGTAACGGCATCATTGCCGAAAACGGAAATCTCCTGGAAGAATCGCCGCGCTTCACCATGCAGGAACAACTCATCATCAGTGAGATCGACATTGAAAACCTGCAAAACGACCGTCGCGTGAACACCAGCTTCATGCACGGAGCCTCCACTTTATTACCGGAGGAAACGATCGTAGTCCCGTTCGCCCTGTCCGAAACTTCCGGAGATCCGGTACTGACGCGCCCGATCGACCCGCATCCTTTCACTCCTTCCGGCGATGCTCTGAAAGAGCGTTGCGAAGAAATCTTCCAGATCCAGGTAGCCGGACTAGCCAAACGCATGGTCCATACCCACTCTAAAACGGCGGTTGTCGGTATTTCGGGTGGACTGGATTCCACATTGGCCCTATTGGTAACCGTGATGGCCTTCGATGCTCTCGGCATCCCCCGGGATCAGATACTCGGTATCACCATGCCCGGCTTCGGAACCACCGACCGCACCTATACCAATGCTTGCGACCTGATCCGCCACCTGGGGGTCACCCTAAAAGAAATTTCGATCAAAGACGCCTGCCTCCAACACTTCAAAGACATCGACCACGATCCGTCTGTCCATGATGTTACTTACGAGAACAGCCAGGCACGCGAACGTACCCAAATCCTGATGGACGTAGCCAACCAGGTGGGCGGTATGGTGATCGGAACCGGCGACCTGTCGGAACTGGCACTGGGTTGGGCGACCTACAACGGCGATCATATGTCGATGTACGGTGTTAACGGAAGCATCCCTAAAACATTGGTCAAATACCTGGTAGAATGGGTTGCACACAACCGGGTGGATGAAGCCTCCCGCGTTACCTTGCTGGATATTGTCGACACCCCTATCAGCCCCGAACTGATCCCGGCAGATGAAAACGGAAATATCAAACAGAAAACGGAAGACCTGGTAGGCCCCTACGAACTACACGATTTCTTCCTGTATCATTTCCTCCGCTTCGGCACCTCACCTGCCAAGATTTACTTCCTGGCCGGGCAGGCTTTCAAAGACAATTACGACAAGGAGACAATCAAAAAATGGCTCTATACGTTCTTCCGCCGTTTCTTCCAGCAACAATTCAAACGAAGTTGCCTGCCCGACGGACCGAAAGTCGGTTCCGTTAGCCTTTCCCCACGTGGCGACTGGCGTATGCCGAGCGATGCAATGGCAACATTATGGCTGAAAGAGATAGAAGGGTTGAAGTAA